Proteins encoded together in one Bactrocera tryoni isolate S06 unplaced genomic scaffold, CSIRO_BtryS06_freeze2 scaffold_59, whole genome shotgun sequence window:
- the LOC120781320 gene encoding uncharacterized protein LOC120781320, with translation MRYIRNFCATSIKKSHCMKMEALKIKQQTQPKQFEILVDFMKAHPNLSKGSLKTPDAKNTSNNIWKNLVSYLNAAGPPLRDIAGWKKVWADYKIHLKAKMRRNKNNISGTGGGPSLFIPLSQLEQQVSELLSIEESINGMSGTLSFGAATSSMSEVNTDPTEPNTQNRELPQCSKVACTPHKKQQTPLNTQENELPHCSNVTYPPRKKQQTLLEQQVENLIIFHNNSIKQ, from the exons ATGCGTTATATTCGTAATTTTTGTGCTACAAGTATAAAGAAGTCGCATTGCATGAAAAT GGAAgcactgaaaataaaacaacaaactcaACCAAAGCAATTTGAAATTCTCGTGGATTTCATGAAGGCGCATCCTAATTTATCGAAAGGATCACTAAAAACACCAGACGCCAAAAATACCTCCAATaatatatggaaaaatttagtttccTATTTAAACGCAGCTGGGCCACCATTGCGCGACATTGCGGGGTGGAAAAAG GTTTGGGCAGACTATAAGATTCacttaaaggcaaaaatgcgacgaaacaaaaataatatttcgggAACTGGAGGTGGTCCCTCACTTTTCATACCCTTATCACAGTTAGAACAACAAGTGAGTGAGTTATTGTCAATAGAGGAATCAATAAATGGAATGAGTGGTACCTTGTCATTCGGTGCAGCTACAAGCAGCATGTCGGAGGTAAATACAGACCCTACCGAACCAAATACACAAAACAGGGAACTACCACAATGTTCCAAAGTGGCATGCACACCTCATAAAAAACAGCAGACTCCTCTTAATACACAAGAAAATGAACTACCACATTGTTCAAATGTGACGTACCCGCCGCGCAAAAAGCAGCAGACTCTGCTTGAACAACAAGTCGAAAACCTAATTATATTCCACAATAACTCGATTAAA CAATAG